Genomic DNA from Excalfactoria chinensis isolate bCotChi1 chromosome 11, bCotChi1.hap2, whole genome shotgun sequence:
GTCAGATGGCGGGTGAGAGGGTGAGAGAAGTCAGTCCATCAAGCGTGTTTCGTGGAGCCCCTTGATAACTGCAGAGTAAGGAGAGTGGGAAAGCCAGGAACCCAAATGTGCCAAGGCACAGAATGGAGAACGCAACCATGGAGACCATGAGAGGAGACACGCATTCCTGTAGCACTGCTTGCTTATGGAGACTCCAGAAAGATGCAGTGATTGGGAGCAGTGAATGCTGATGCACACAGATGTGGAGTGGGAATCCATGGGAATGGGCTTCCCACTATGGGTTCTAAGCATAGAGCAGAGTGTGCTGTGGTCAGAGGCAGAGCCAAGAGCATTGCTGTTCTCAGAGATGGGTTTATTGAGGGGGAAGCAgaggggaggcagcagcagaggggccaGTGCCAGGATGCAGGCAGGAGGCCGGGCCAGCACCTCACCAGGGCACAACGTTCCCTTCCCAGTCCAGGAAGGACCCGCTGTCCTTCTCGGAGAGGTTGGAGAGCACCTTCAGCATCCCTCCTACGCTCGCGTCCACCGTCAgcgggggctgcagggcagagggagAAACACAGGCGTGTGTGCCCAAGGGCTGCCCAGGCTGCGCcctggagcctggctgcaggaaggcagaagcagagccctgggaagagctgagagctgggaaGCCGGGCGGGGGGGCTGCCAGGAGCCAGGGCTGGCGCTGCGCAGGGGTCCCAGGGCAGGGAGAGCTTCCATGGTGCTGATGGAGCAGGGCCCCTGGGGGTGTTGGTGCAGGGCTCCGGGAGACAGCAGCCTCCCATGGGAAACCAGCACGGGCTGTGGATGGACTCAACCTGGGGAGGCTCTTACCGTGGCTCCAGCTGCATTCCCCATGTCTGTTTGCACCCATCCGGGATGGAAAGCTACAGTGAAGATGCCGTGTTCCCGGTAGCCCATGGACTGGCACCTGGTGAGCATGTTGAGAGCAGCCTGTGGGAGACAGCACAGGGATCAGGTAGGAGTCAGGGCCATGTGCTGCAAGAGTGTTGCAGGTACTGCTAGAGATGATACTGGAGGGCTCATGAAGTCATTTGCAGATTGGAGAAGGAACACAGCACATACCTTGCTGCAGCGGTAACAGACTGTTTGTATGGCTTCCCACAGATAGACTTCTTTAATTGAACCCCCAATGCTGGAAATGTTGATGATGGCTGCCTTGCTGCAGCTCATCCCCGAGCCtgggctgccctgggctgccttCTTCAGCAGGGGCAGGAACGCCTGTgggcaggggaaggagaagcaTGAACAGAGGAGGCTCATTGGAAGGACACATTTCCTTCTGTAGCCGGTCACATCAGAAGCGGAGAATCAGAGGACAGTTGTGGTTGGTAGATATCAATGGAGATCTTTAGGTGCAGCCTTCACTACTCAACCAGATCCACCATGAGTCCATTGCCCAAGACCATGTCCACATGACttttgagtatctccaaagAGGGACATTGGCAGTATCAGCAATCAGCCCATGTCAACACTCAGCCAATCACCAGTGCTCATCACAAACACGGAGTGCAAATTCATGTTCCCCTGGCTCAGGTCATGGTACTCTGCTCCCTGGCATGAGCCCGCACCTCTGCACTCTTATCTTGAGGCCTCAAGCTCCAAAGTGCCAAATTCCTATGCCTGACTCCTGGTCCCAACCAGCAAAGATCATCATGTGCTCAGCCGTTCCAGGACTGATTTCAGCACCTGCTTCTGACAGCAAGAGACCTGACTGGGACTTGAAGTGTGAAGGACCCAACACCAGGGCAAGAAGACAGCAGGAAGAGAGTAGAGGGCACTGTACCATGGGCCCAATTCTTCCTCCATTGAGGA
This window encodes:
- the LOC140257386 gene encoding C-signal-like: MGELRVRSALVTGANRGIGLGFVRHLLALPNPPEWLFATCRDPKGQRAQELQQLASKHPNLVIVPLEVTDPASIKAAAASVGERLKGSGLNLLINNAGIVRANKLDNETLKDMSDVYTTNTIAPLLLSQAFLPLLKKAAQGSPGSGMSCSKAAIINISSIGGSIKEVYLWEAIQTVCYRCSKAALNMLTRCQSMGYREHGIFTVAFHPGWVQTDMGNAAGATPPLTVDASVGGMLKVLSNLSEKDSGSFLDWEGNVVPW